Proteins from one Natrinema salinisoli genomic window:
- a CDS encoding P-loop NTPase, with amino-acid sequence MSITEHELEIKLEGVEDPELGDDIISLGLVNDVTIDDETARISLAFNAPYAPSELELGNRIREVIQEAGLEADLRAHVGEDHGFDEDVLPRVRNVIAVSSGKGGVGKTTVAANLAAGLDKRGANVGLLDADIHGPNVPQILPPESDPGVTPNEEIVPPRSDGVRIISMGMMMEDDDDPAILRGPMVNKFMMKFLEGVEWGRLDYLIVDLPPGTGDATLNLLQSMPVTGSVVVTTPQEMALDDTRKGIQMFNKHDTPVLGVVENMSSFVCPSCGDQHGLFGTGGADTIVDKYDVPLLGRIPIHPDFGADGSEGALVKDDDSEVQSHLEDVVGEVADRIGEQNRRTVSENVTYEPTNKLPTETED; translated from the coding sequence ATGAGCATCACAGAACACGAGCTCGAAATCAAACTCGAGGGGGTCGAGGATCCGGAGCTCGGCGACGACATCATCTCGCTGGGACTGGTCAACGACGTCACGATCGACGACGAAACGGCCCGGATCTCGCTCGCGTTTAACGCGCCGTACGCGCCCTCGGAGCTGGAACTGGGGAACCGCATCCGCGAGGTCATTCAGGAGGCCGGTCTCGAGGCCGACCTGCGGGCACACGTCGGCGAGGACCACGGCTTCGACGAGGACGTCCTCCCGCGCGTTCGGAACGTCATCGCCGTCTCCTCCGGGAAGGGCGGCGTCGGGAAAACGACCGTCGCGGCGAATCTCGCTGCCGGACTCGACAAGCGCGGCGCGAACGTCGGATTGCTCGACGCCGACATTCACGGTCCCAACGTCCCGCAGATACTCCCTCCCGAGAGCGATCCCGGCGTCACGCCGAACGAGGAGATCGTGCCGCCCCGCTCGGACGGCGTCCGCATCATCAGCATGGGCATGATGATGGAGGACGACGACGACCCCGCGATCCTGCGCGGGCCGATGGTCAACAAGTTCATGATGAAGTTCCTCGAGGGCGTCGAGTGGGGTCGGCTCGACTACCTCATCGTAGACCTGCCGCCGGGGACCGGCGACGCGACGCTGAACCTGCTGCAGTCGATGCCGGTGACCGGATCGGTCGTCGTCACGACGCCCCAGGAGATGGCGTTAGACGACACCAGAAAGGGGATTCAGATGTTCAACAAACACGACACCCCGGTACTGGGCGTGGTCGAGAACATGAGCTCGTTCGTCTGCCCGTCCTGTGGCGACCAGCACGGGCTGTTCGGGACCGGCGGCGCGGACACCATCGTCGACAAGTACGACGTGCCGCTGCTGGGTCGAATTCCGATCCACCCCGACTTCGGGGCCGACGGCAGCGAGGGCGCACTCGTCAAGGACGACGACAGCGAGGTCCAGAGTCACCTCGAGGACGTCGTCGGCGAGGTCGCCGATCGGATCGGCGAACAGAACCGCCGAACGGTCTCCGAAAACGTGACGTACGAACCCACGAACAAGCTGCCGACCGAGACCGAAGACTGA
- the nrfD gene encoding NrfD/PsrC family molybdoenzyme membrane anchor subunit codes for MSTKEPTEADILRPINTLTSKYFILYGAAALGLVAFLVAWAYQLQQGLIVTGLGDWGSGGGSTWGLYIGAFIWWVGVAHGGIILSAAVRLLGMDRYMPVARLAEMTTIGGLSAAGFYILVHMGRPDRMVTSVIGHYHITVNNSPLVWDVTVITAYFVLSATYLGLTLRYDVNRLRDDLPDMFEPVYKIMTIGYTKKEDQVIDRMVWWLAAAVIIMAPLLLHGGVIPWLFALLPAMPGWTGAIQGPMFLSIALMSAISGIMIISYAFRRAYDWDHIITDDIFRGLLLWLGFFTLLFLWFQLQTIINGVFLGPTNKAVAIEAKIAHPVYQVAMTMIFGTLVYIFLQGIRPALFSKKRALLASGIILTGTLTEKILFVVEGFLHPTFDIYANTPGTYFPSAIEWLSLVGTTALVALLFLNLSKLVPVVELHAIEHLRGDHEHSEEATEPEVEA; via the coding sequence ATGAGCACGAAGGAGCCAACCGAGGCGGACATCCTCCGCCCGATCAACACGCTCACGAGTAAATATTTCATCTTGTACGGGGCCGCAGCACTGGGACTCGTCGCGTTCCTCGTCGCCTGGGCCTACCAGCTTCAGCAGGGGCTGATCGTTACCGGCCTCGGCGACTGGGGGAGCGGTGGCGGCTCGACGTGGGGACTGTACATCGGCGCGTTCATCTGGTGGGTCGGTGTCGCACACGGCGGCATCATCCTCTCGGCCGCCGTCCGCCTGCTCGGCATGGACCGGTACATGCCGGTCGCCCGACTCGCGGAGATGACCACGATCGGTGGCCTCTCCGCCGCCGGCTTCTACATTCTGGTCCACATGGGCCGTCCGGACCGGATGGTCACGAGCGTCATCGGCCACTACCACATCACGGTCAACAACTCGCCGCTGGTGTGGGACGTGACCGTCATCACGGCCTATTTCGTGCTGTCGGCGACCTATCTCGGCCTGACGCTGCGCTACGACGTCAACCGGCTGCGCGACGATCTGCCGGACATGTTCGAGCCGGTCTACAAGATCATGACGATCGGTTACACCAAGAAGGAAGACCAGGTCATCGATCGGATGGTCTGGTGGCTCGCCGCCGCAGTCATCATCATGGCCCCGCTCTTGCTCCACGGTGGCGTCATCCCGTGGCTGTTCGCGCTCCTGCCGGCGATGCCCGGCTGGACCGGCGCGATTCAGGGGCCGATGTTCCTGAGCATCGCGCTGATGTCGGCGATCAGCGGCATCATGATTATCTCCTATGCGTTCCGTCGCGCCTACGACTGGGACCACATCATCACTGACGACATCTTCCGCGGGCTGCTCCTGTGGCTCGGGTTCTTCACCCTGCTGTTCCTGTGGTTCCAGCTCCAGACGATCATCAACGGCGTCTTCCTCGGACCGACCAACAAGGCGGTCGCGATCGAGGCGAAGATCGCCCACCCGGTCTACCAGGTTGCGATGACGATGATCTTCGGCACGCTCGTGTACATCTTCCTGCAGGGGATCCGTCCGGCCCTGTTCAGCAAGAAGCGAGCGCTCCTCGCCAGCGGCATCATCCTCACCGGGACCCTGACCGAGAAGATCCTCTTCGTCGTCGAAGGGTTCCTGCACCCGACGTTCGACATCTACGCCAACACGCCCGGGACCTACTTCCCGAGCGCGATCGAGTGGCTCTCGCTCGTCGGAACGACTGCGCTGGTTGCACTTTTATTCCTCAACCTCTCGAAGCTCGTCCCGGTGGTCGAACTCCACGCGATCGAACACCTGCGCGGCGACCACGAGCACAGTGAGGAAGCGACCGAACCGGAGGTGGAAGCATGA
- a CDS encoding 4Fe-4S ferredoxin N-terminal domain-containing protein: protein MSTDDESFHPLGDEWEDELETMLDDTEYDSDLGMEMAQDAMRVTKGELSEAEFHERYHEDVMEEFGEDERPTKEAYEAAQEEASGTVSNMLGAFDGDGDETRRETMKKMGVGAAAVGLGAFGTASDGPEENIAAEGGHNEPRQETTEERDTQWGMTIDLERCDGCLTCMTACTQENDLDEGVNWMYVMAWEDELHGGPGEDGNTDVYTDFNMGSDFNMLVRPCQHCTDAPCEKVCPTTARHTRDKDGLVLTDYDVCIGCRYCQVACPYGVNYFQWDEPSVDYEDIDGNEDPENPDQITHAEYEYGERWVDSRAPRGVMSKCTMCPSMQDGKQGEEKVGTSACETACPPGAIQFGNVKDERSDPSQHREHPVKSRAIVHLTNSIESTKTAPSPDQINSALSDGDDLETAIEALDGLTESILAIMKSIEIVSEGTEPGDEENNSILRNEQEIVASVEAFEQYVDLESEAALEALELGEGSEQDAQFRLEQYTGDPSSFQLLEDIGTNPNVTYLGQEPGPEAHQVEGPTKYEDVDLLDERQEALDNETVGGIDGVSL from the coding sequence ATGAGTACGGACGATGAATCATTCCACCCGCTCGGGGACGAGTGGGAGGACGAACTCGAGACGATGCTCGACGATACCGAGTACGACAGCGATCTCGGTATGGAAATGGCCCAGGACGCGATGCGGGTCACGAAGGGCGAACTCTCCGAAGCCGAATTCCACGAACGCTATCACGAGGACGTGATGGAAGAGTTCGGCGAGGACGAGCGCCCGACGAAGGAGGCCTACGAGGCGGCACAGGAGGAGGCGAGCGGAACCGTCTCCAACATGCTCGGTGCCTTCGACGGCGACGGGGACGAGACCCGTCGCGAGACGATGAAGAAGATGGGCGTCGGCGCGGCGGCCGTCGGGCTCGGTGCCTTCGGGACCGCCAGCGACGGACCCGAAGAGAACATCGCCGCTGAAGGGGGACACAACGAACCCCGCCAGGAGACGACCGAAGAACGCGATACCCAGTGGGGGATGACGATCGACCTCGAGCGCTGTGACGGCTGTCTGACGTGCATGACGGCCTGTACGCAGGAGAACGACCTCGACGAGGGCGTCAACTGGATGTACGTCATGGCCTGGGAGGACGAACTTCACGGTGGGCCGGGAGAAGACGGCAACACCGACGTCTACACCGACTTCAACATGGGGAGTGACTTCAACATGCTCGTGCGACCGTGCCAGCACTGCACGGACGCTCCCTGCGAGAAGGTCTGTCCGACGACGGCCCGTCACACTCGCGACAAGGACGGTCTCGTCCTGACCGACTACGACGTCTGTATCGGCTGTCGGTACTGTCAGGTCGCCTGTCCCTACGGCGTCAACTACTTCCAGTGGGACGAGCCCAGCGTGGACTACGAGGACATCGACGGGAACGAGGATCCGGAGAACCCCGACCAGATCACCCACGCGGAGTACGAGTACGGCGAGCGATGGGTCGACAGCCGCGCACCTCGCGGCGTCATGAGCAAGTGTACGATGTGTCCGTCCATGCAGGACGGCAAACAGGGAGAAGAAAAGGTCGGGACGTCCGCCTGTGAGACCGCCTGTCCGCCGGGCGCGATCCAGTTCGGGAACGTCAAAGACGAGCGGAGCGACCCGTCCCAGCACCGCGAGCACCCGGTCAAGAGTCGCGCGATCGTTCACCTGACGAACAGCATCGAAAGCACCAAAACCGCTCCGTCGCCGGACCAGATCAACAGCGCCCTCAGCGACGGCGACGACCTCGAGACCGCGATCGAGGCGCTCGACGGTCTCACCGAGAGCATCCTCGCGATCATGAAGTCGATCGAAATCGTCAGCGAGGGTACCGAGCCCGGCGACGAGGAGAACAACAGCATTCTCCGGAACGAACAGGAGATCGTCGCGTCCGTCGAGGCCTTCGAGCAGTACGTCGACCTCGAGAGCGAAGCGGCCCTCGAGGCGCTGGAACTCGGCGAGGGCAGCGAGCAGGACGCGCAGTTCCGCCTCGAACAGTACACGGGCGATCCGAGTTCGTTCCAGCTACTCGAGGACATCGGAACGAACCCGAACGTCACTTACCTCGGGCAGGAGCCCGGACCGGAAGCCCACCAGGTCGAGGGACCGACCAAGTACGAGGACGTCGATCTGCTTGACGAGCGGCAGGAGGCTCTCGATAACGAGACCGTCGGCGGCATCGACGGGGTGTCGCTATGA
- a CDS encoding helix-turn-helix domain-containing protein, which yields MAQATLSLTMPEEVWIQQISTDYPEATFRVLAAVPGSESGFALVRIAGPVVPEVVDAMNDHPQLTEITLAQWSDNEATVHFETTAPLLLFSSRESGMPIELPVEIQDGEASIEVTGSRERLAELAEQLEHFGLQYRIEHVRERLHESQLLSERQLEVVAAAVDEGYYDTPRQSSLTELADHLDIAKSTCSETLHRAEEAIIKRFVEDLPSLDGEEALEEELART from the coding sequence ATGGCCCAAGCAACCCTGTCCCTCACGATGCCGGAAGAGGTCTGGATCCAACAGATATCGACGGACTACCCCGAGGCGACCTTTCGGGTCCTCGCGGCCGTCCCCGGGTCGGAGTCCGGTTTCGCCCTCGTTCGGATCGCCGGTCCGGTCGTCCCCGAAGTGGTGGACGCGATGAACGACCACCCCCAGCTCACCGAAATCACGCTCGCCCAGTGGAGCGACAACGAAGCGACGGTCCACTTCGAGACGACGGCACCGCTCCTGCTGTTCTCCTCCCGAGAGTCGGGAATGCCGATCGAACTCCCGGTCGAGATCCAGGACGGCGAGGCGTCGATCGAGGTCACGGGCTCCCGAGAGCGACTCGCCGAACTCGCCGAACAACTCGAGCACTTCGGCCTGCAGTACCGGATCGAACACGTCCGCGAGCGGCTCCACGAGAGCCAACTCCTCTCGGAGCGCCAGCTCGAGGTGGTCGCCGCGGCCGTCGACGAAGGGTACTACGATACGCCGCGCCAGTCCTCGCTGACCGAACTGGCCGACCACCTGGATATCGCCAAGTCGACCTGTAGCGAGACGCTTCACCGCGCCGAGGAAGCGATCATCAAGCGATTCGTCGAAGATCTCCCGAGCCTCGACGGCGAAGAGGCGCTCGAGGAGGAGCTCGCACGTACTTAA
- a CDS encoding DUF2249 domain-containing protein produces the protein MATESTERTLDVREIDGPPFDDIMAALADLEPDQRLRLIAPFEPEPLYEVLDDRGFVHESEERDGGVWHVLIEHA, from the coding sequence ATGGCAACCGAATCCACCGAACGAACGCTCGACGTCAGAGAAATCGACGGTCCCCCGTTCGACGACATCATGGCCGCACTGGCGGACCTCGAACCCGACCAGCGACTGCGATTGATCGCCCCGTTCGAGCCGGAACCCCTTTACGAAGTGCTCGACGACCGCGGGTTCGTCCACGAGAGCGAGGAACGCGACGGCGGTGTCTGGCACGTGCTCATCGAACACGCGTAA
- a CDS encoding DUF2249 domain-containing protein, with product MTRLDVRDIPPVNRHPKIHDEFDALEPGESLTIVNDHEPKPLFYEFEAEVESFDADGYEVEQVAPDEFVATFPKVDA from the coding sequence ATGACACGACTCGACGTCAGGGACATTCCACCGGTGAACCGCCATCCGAAGATCCACGACGAATTCGACGCGCTCGAGCCGGGCGAGTCGCTGACGATCGTCAACGACCACGAGCCCAAGCCGTTGTTCTACGAGTTCGAGGCCGAAGTTGAGAGCTTCGACGCCGACGGCTACGAGGTCGAACAGGTCGCGCCCGACGAGTTCGTCGCGACGTTCCCGAAAGTAGACGCATAG
- a CDS encoding DUF2249 domain-containing protein gives MSSPTAVVDRTDAPRDRPRETLDVRSLGPPNPLQQTLELLVELPDETVLVQRNDRVPQFLFPKLDDRGYRYETVERDDDVVTVIWRD, from the coding sequence ATGTCATCACCCACCGCCGTCGTCGACCGCACCGATGCACCGCGCGATCGGCCGCGGGAGACCCTCGACGTTCGATCGCTCGGGCCGCCGAACCCCCTCCAGCAGACCCTCGAGTTGCTCGTCGAACTGCCCGACGAGACGGTGCTGGTCCAGCGCAACGATCGCGTTCCCCAGTTTCTGTTCCCGAAACTGGACGATCGGGGCTATCGCTACGAGACGGTCGAGCGGGACGACGACGTCGTGACCGTCATCTGGCGTGACTAG
- the cyoE gene encoding heme o synthase — MIDITDRRRFADLLATTTVAAYVLVALGTAVSTTDSATNCSRFLRCSSDPAFLSLSGEVLLFWGHRLAALVTGILVVASGLAVRRTAVDRRVARLVGCVVVLFPVQVAIGAAILVGSPAIASTVHLALAMPIFACLLVALVGTLEENPREEIPPNGDTVASSAGNQSEPVSAANHDDIEGTARSNERPKGSFARLRRTGGAYLTLTKPRLMWLLCLVALAGMGLATLTGAPLEPTTAIATLAGGVLAIGASGTFNHVYERDRDRRMNRTHDRPLVHELVPARNAFAFGLALVVTSMIVLVTWVNALAAALTFAAIVYYAVLYTVLLKPNTAWNTVLGGGAGALPAVIGWAAVTGTVGAPGLALAAVIFLWTPAHFYSLAIAFRDDYARGGFPMYPVVEGVPAARRHVAFYLGATLLAASVLGWIAGLGWVYAVTSIALGSVFLRSVIRQYRTPTDEVALRSFYVSNYYLGAILLAIVLETLVVAT, encoded by the coding sequence ATGATAGATATCACAGACCGACGACGATTTGCGGACCTCCTTGCAACGACGACCGTCGCAGCGTACGTTCTCGTCGCACTCGGGACCGCGGTCTCGACGACCGATAGCGCGACGAACTGTTCGAGGTTCCTGCGGTGTTCGTCCGATCCGGCGTTCCTCTCGCTTTCCGGCGAGGTCCTGCTCTTCTGGGGCCACCGTCTCGCGGCCCTCGTCACCGGCATCCTCGTCGTCGCGTCCGGACTCGCCGTCAGGCGAACCGCTGTCGATCGTCGCGTGGCCCGGCTCGTCGGCTGTGTCGTCGTCCTCTTTCCCGTCCAGGTCGCGATCGGAGCCGCTATCCTCGTCGGGAGCCCCGCCATCGCGAGTACGGTTCACCTCGCACTCGCGATGCCCATCTTCGCTTGCCTCCTCGTCGCGCTCGTCGGGACGCTCGAGGAGAACCCCCGCGAGGAGATACCCCCGAACGGGGACACGGTCGCCTCGAGCGCGGGGAACCAGTCGGAACCCGTTTCGGCGGCCAACCACGACGATATCGAGGGGACGGCGAGATCGAACGAGCGACCGAAGGGATCGTTCGCCCGGCTCCGGCGGACGGGCGGCGCGTACCTGACGCTCACCAAGCCGCGGCTGATGTGGCTGCTCTGTCTCGTCGCACTCGCGGGGATGGGGTTGGCGACGCTCACCGGCGCGCCGCTCGAACCGACGACTGCGATCGCGACGCTCGCCGGCGGCGTCCTCGCCATCGGCGCGAGCGGAACGTTCAATCACGTTTACGAACGCGACCGCGATCGGCGGATGAACCGAACGCACGACCGGCCGCTGGTCCACGAGCTCGTTCCCGCCCGGAACGCCTTCGCGTTCGGGCTCGCTCTCGTGGTGACGTCGATGATCGTGCTCGTGACGTGGGTGAACGCGCTGGCAGCGGCGCTCACCTTCGCGGCGATCGTCTACTACGCCGTCCTCTACACGGTCCTGTTGAAACCCAACACCGCCTGGAACACGGTTCTCGGCGGCGGTGCCGGGGCACTCCCTGCAGTTATCGGGTGGGCCGCCGTCACCGGAACCGTCGGCGCGCCCGGGCTCGCCCTCGCGGCGGTGATCTTCCTGTGGACCCCCGCACACTTCTACAGCCTCGCGATCGCGTTTCGGGACGATTACGCGCGCGGCGGCTTTCCGATGTACCCCGTCGTCGAAGGCGTCCCGGCGGCGCGTCGACACGTCGCGTTCTACCTGGGTGCGACGTTGCTGGCCGCGAGCGTTCTCGGGTGGATTGCCGGACTGGGCTGGGTTTACGCGGTCACGTCCATCGCGCTGGGTAGCGTCTTCCTGCGGTCGGTGATCCGCCAGTACCGCACGCCGACCGACGAGGTCGCGCTCCGCTCGTTCTACGTCTCGAACTACTACCTCGGAGCGATTCTCCTCGCGATCGTCCTCGAGACGCTCGTCGTCGCCACCTGA
- a CDS encoding cytochrome C oxidase subunit II — protein sequence MTSPIKPPDGNWWDQPVNRRESIWLGLGVGWSLILFGWMSAWTRVGDQNPIGETFRIDAEDYREKLSDYKERATETDDGLVPPDRDVYLQAMRFQWDGAPVVLETGTEYDIHLNSFDVQHGFSLRPEDALSKQINLQVLPGYEWVVPMTFDEPGTYHIICNEFCGQGHRSMHGTIVVEEG from the coding sequence ATGACGTCACCGATCAAACCCCCGGACGGAAACTGGTGGGATCAACCGGTCAACAGACGCGAATCTATCTGGCTCGGGCTCGGGGTCGGCTGGTCGCTCATCCTCTTCGGCTGGATGAGTGCCTGGACGCGCGTGGGCGACCAGAACCCCATCGGCGAGACGTTCCGGATCGATGCCGAGGACTACCGCGAGAAGCTGTCCGACTACAAGGAACGGGCGACCGAGACCGACGACGGCCTCGTCCCGCCGGATCGAGACGTGTACCTGCAAGCGATGCGCTTCCAGTGGGACGGCGCGCCGGTCGTGCTCGAAACGGGGACGGAGTACGACATTCACCTGAACTCCTTCGACGTTCAGCACGGCTTTTCCCTCCGACCGGAGGACGCCCTCAGCAAACAGATCAACCTGCAGGTGCTGCCGGGCTACGAGTGGGTTGTCCCGATGACCTTCGACGAACCCGGGACCTACCACATCATCTGTAACGAGTTCTGCGGCCAGGGGCACAGGAGTATGCACGGCACAATCGTCGTGGAGGAGGGATAA
- a CDS encoding cytochrome c oxidase subunit I translates to MAHTLDVLGLFDNEYRDDGFRTCSVTGLEVHRSVDNYVKLFGLTAVVALLFGGIFAFTVAMTRWEVIGLLEPADFYTHLSMHAWNLLIFWMVFMEIAILYVGGPMVLGRRLPITTVAKAGWAVMVGGAVLVNYAIWTTEPPNEAPLLTAYVPMPVSPLFYAGAIVFILGTVVAALPFFVTMWYEKRENPGKTLPLVSFAAFVTSIIAVEALVGGLFAFVPTLFWRLELIEWWDAAWYRQMYWIIGHGTQQINLVAMIAVWYFLTHVVAGAEVVSEKVSRTAFILYLFFINLGAAHHLLSDPAVSTGWRLWNTSYAFYGATFASLIHAFAIPAGIEAGRRKRGKGGGLFGWLTSAPWSNPVFSSTIFSIILFGFLGGITGVMMGQLQLNMTWHNTFATVGHFHATVVLGTTVAFMGLAFFVIRTMFMRQYISERLASIQPFFYSAAMGVAVLMMMYVGILYGVPRRTAEVVENIPGTEFSLSAAAPLFAIFGIFALLAIAGGVLFVVVAVGSLVFGDRVENGDDNADLVADGGLAMAQDPDDPVHAYEMRGTFVLCLVFLAAFAITYLLNWYLLTQLWSIGA, encoded by the coding sequence ATGGCACACACGCTCGACGTTCTCGGCCTGTTCGACAACGAGTATCGCGACGACGGCTTCCGGACCTGTTCCGTGACGGGACTCGAGGTCCACCGCTCCGTCGACAACTACGTCAAACTGTTCGGCCTCACCGCAGTCGTCGCCCTGCTGTTCGGCGGCATCTTCGCCTTTACCGTCGCGATGACCCGCTGGGAAGTGATCGGGTTGCTCGAGCCCGCCGACTTCTACACGCACCTCAGCATGCACGCGTGGAACCTGCTGATCTTCTGGATGGTGTTCATGGAGATCGCCATCCTCTACGTCGGCGGCCCGATGGTGCTCGGCAGACGGCTCCCGATCACGACGGTCGCGAAGGCGGGATGGGCCGTCATGGTCGGGGGGGCCGTACTGGTCAACTACGCTATCTGGACCACCGAACCCCCCAACGAGGCACCGCTGTTGACCGCCTACGTCCCGATGCCCGTCTCACCGTTGTTCTACGCGGGCGCGATCGTCTTCATCCTGGGCACCGTCGTCGCGGCGCTGCCCTTCTTCGTGACGATGTGGTACGAGAAGCGCGAGAATCCGGGGAAGACGCTCCCGCTCGTCAGCTTCGCCGCGTTCGTCACGTCGATCATCGCCGTCGAGGCGCTGGTCGGCGGCCTGTTCGCGTTCGTTCCCACCCTGTTCTGGCGACTCGAGCTGATCGAGTGGTGGGACGCGGCCTGGTACCGCCAGATGTACTGGATCATCGGCCACGGGACCCAGCAGATCAACCTCGTGGCGATGATTGCTGTCTGGTACTTCCTGACCCACGTCGTCGCCGGCGCAGAGGTCGTCAGCGAGAAAGTCTCGCGGACGGCCTTCATTCTCTACCTCTTCTTCATCAACCTCGGGGCGGCACACCACCTGCTGTCCGATCCCGCGGTGTCGACCGGCTGGCGGCTCTGGAACACGTCTTATGCGTTCTACGGGGCGACGTTCGCGAGTCTGATCCACGCGTTCGCCATCCCGGCGGGGATCGAGGCCGGGCGGCGCAAGCGCGGGAAAGGCGGCGGCCTCTTCGGCTGGCTGACGTCCGCCCCCTGGTCGAACCCGGTGTTCTCCTCGACGATCTTCTCGATCATCCTCTTCGGATTCCTCGGCGGGATCACGGGCGTCATGATGGGGCAGCTCCAGCTCAACATGACCTGGCACAACACGTTCGCGACGGTCGGCCACTTCCACGCCACGGTCGTCCTCGGGACGACGGTCGCGTTCATGGGCCTGGCCTTCTTCGTGATCCGGACGATGTTCATGCGCCAGTACATCTCCGAACGGCTCGCGTCCATCCAGCCGTTCTTCTACTCGGCCGCGATGGGTGTCGCCGTCCTGATGATGATGTACGTCGGCATTCTCTACGGCGTCCCGCGCCGAACCGCCGAAGTCGTCGAGAACATCCCCGGGACCGAGTTCAGCCTCTCGGCCGCGGCGCCGCTGTTCGCTATCTTCGGGATCTTCGCCCTCCTCGCAATCGCGGGCGGGGTCCTCTTCGTCGTCGTGGCGGTCGGCTCGCTCGTCTTCGGCGACCGGGTCGAGAACGGGGACGACAACGCGGATCTCGTCGCCGACGGTGGTCTCGCGATGGCCCAGGACCCGGACGATCCCGTCCACGCCTACGAAATGCGCGGCACGTTCGTCCTCTGTCTGGTCTTCCTCGCCGCGTTCGCGATAACCTATCTGCTGAACTGGTATCTGCTGACCCAGCTCTGGTCGATCGGCGCCTGA